Within Cnuibacter physcomitrellae, the genomic segment GGGGTCATCCCGACGGGGGTCGTGATCGATGAGCTCACCGTCAAGCTGCACAGCAAGGTCACGAACAAGGGGTCGGTGAAGCTGTTCGCCAGCTCGACGACCACGTTCCAATCGTCGGTCAAGCTGGGATCGATCAGCCTCCCGAACGCCGTCGTGCCGGTCGGCCCGGTTCCCATCGTCATCACGAACTCGATCGAGCTCGCGTTCAGGATCTCCCTCAAGTTCGCGGCCAGCGCGACCATTCCGTACGGGATGACCAGGGAGGACACCTACGGGTTCACCTACTCCGATGCCGCCGGGGTGAAGAGCCTGGCTTCGCACCCGTCGCCGACCATCCTGCCGTTCACCGCGCTGCAGCTCGGAGACACCACCCTGCAGGTCAACGTCGAGCTCTCACCCGGGGCCGAGGTGGGGCTGAAGTCGAAGATCTACGGGATCACCGGCCCCGAGTTCTCGCTCAGTGCGCAACTCGCTGGGAAGCTCGCGCTCACGACCCCGCCCAACCTGGCCTGGGGCAGGCTCAGCGTCGGTGCGGATCTCGTGTTCGAGCTCAGCGGCAAGCTCAAGGTCGAGATGCTCTCGAAGGTGTTCGCCGACGTCGAGCTGTTCAAGATCCCCCTCGGGAAGGTGCCGCTGTTCAGCCAGACCGTCCCGCTCTGGGGTGATCCTCCGAAGCCGACAGCGACGGCGGTGCCCTCCTCAGCGTGAACAGCCGACCCCGACGCCGGATCGGGACCCCGATGCCGGATCGGGTGGACGGGTGCAGAGTGTGCGCATGGGAATCGACGACATGACCCGCAAGGCCCAGCAGTTCCTCGGCGACGAGAAGGTCCAGAACGCCCTCAAGAGCGAGAAGGCGGAGGACGTGAGCGACCGCATCCTCGACGGCGTCGCCGGCGCCGTCAACAGGGTGACCGGTGAGAAGCACACCGACAAGGTCGAGAAGGCGCGGGCCGAGGCCGACAAGCGCGTCGGCAACGAGTGACTCGGCTCCGACGTTCCAAGACCGGCAGCAAGGGCTACCGGCGCGTCCGCGCGGGCAAGGGGTTCACCTACCGCGACGAGTCGGGCCGGACCATCACCGACAAGGAGCTCCGCCACTCGATCGAGACGCTCGCGATCCCGCCGGCGTGGGAGGACGTCTGGATCTCGCCCTACCCGAACGGTCACATCCTGGCCACGGGGATCGACGGAGCGGGACGTCGCCAGTACCTGTACCACCCGCAGTGGCGGGAGCAGAAGGACCGCATCAAGTACGACCGAGCGATGAGCCTGGCGGAGTCGCTGCCGGCGGCCCGCCGACAGGTCACCATCGACCTGCGGCGAGACGGGTATCCGAGGGAGCGTGTGCTGGCCGCCGGCTTCCGGATGCTCGACACCGGGAGTCTGCGGGTGGGCAGCGAGCGGTACGCCCAGCAGCACGGCAGCCATGGGCTGACGACGCTGCTCTGCGCGCACGCCACCACGTCGGGTGACACCGTCCATCTCGCCTTTCCCGGCAAGAGCGGACAGGACTGGGACTCCGAGATCGTCGACGGCGACCTCGCTGCCCTCATCCGCGTGCTCAAGCGCCGCGGCCCGAACGCGAGACTGCTCGCCTGGAAGGACACGGCGGGGGAGTGGCATCCGGTGAGCGCCGAGGAGATCAACGACTACGTGCGCGAGCGCACGGGCGGGGAGTTCACGGCCAAGGACTTCCGCACCCTCCACGGGACGGCGGCTGCGGCGGTCAGTCTCGCTCGATCGGGTCCGCAGCCCAAGGTGGGGGCGCGCAAGCACGCTCTCGCCGAGGCGATGCGGGATGCGTCGGTGGTCCTCGGGAACACGCCGTCGATCGCCAAGAAGAGCTACGTCGATCCGCGTCTCATCGATCGCTACGAAGCCGGCGAGACGATCGACCCGGCTCGGCTCGGTTCCGTGGAGTCGGAGCTCCGTGCGCTGCTCTACGAGTAGCCGACTAGCTCGACGTCGAGACAGGGGTGACAACACGGGCGGGTGGGAGCACAATGGGCTCATTCGTTCCTGTGGGAGCTCGCCGCCAGACGCTGCGAACAGAGCCCGGTCGATCGCGACGGGCGGACTTGACGTCTGGGCCCCGACCCTCCCGCAGGAACGTTCCATGTCTGCGTCATGCGATCGAAACCTGACCTCCGTAGCGTAGAGACGTGTTCATCAAGTCCGACCCTGCTGGGCCCGGCGCGTACCCCGCCGAGGCGGCGGGCCTCGCCTGGCTCGCGGAGGCGCGGGGCGCCTCGTGCGTGACCGTGCACGAGGTCGACGATCGGCACATCGCCCTCGCCGAGCTGAAGGAGTCGCGGCCGACCCGCGAGGCTGCGCATCGCTTCGGCGCCGCGCTGGCGATCACGCATCGGGCCGGTGCGCCGGCGTTCGGGTGTCCGCCCGAGGGATGGAGCGGACCGTGCTTCATCGGCAGGCAGCCGATGCCCGTCGGTGACTGGCGGGGTTGGGGCGAGTTCTACGCGGATGCGCGAGTGCTCCCCTACGCCGAGCGCGCCGTGGAGCGCGGAAACCTCAGCAAGGCGGAGCTCGATCGTGTCCGACGGACCGGAGACCTCATCCGCTCGGGCATCTTCGACGACGACGAACCGCCGGCGAGACTGCACGGGGACCTGTGGGCGGGGAACGTGATGTGGACGGCGACCGGTGCCGTCCTCCTCGACCCCGCGGCACACGGTGGACATCGCGAGACCGATCTCGCGATGCTCGCGCTCTTCGGTGCTCCCTTCCTCGCCGAGGTGCTCGCCGGGTACGACGACGTCTCCGCACTCCGGGAGGGCTGGCGCGAGCGCGTCCCGCTGCACCAGCTCTTCCCGCTCGCGGTGCACGCCGTCGGTCACGGCCGGTCCTACGGGGTGGAGCTGCTGCGCGCCTGCGCGGCCGTCGACGCCCTGGCGGCCGGGACCTGACCGGGCGCGGCCGCGGAATCTCGCGCGACACGCCCGGGATGCAGGGGTATTTGATCCCGACCCCAAACCTGCGTAAGTTATTCACCTGTCACCCCAAAGGTGCGGGAAAGCCGAAGAGCT encodes:
- a CDS encoding Rv0909 family putative TA system antitoxin — encoded protein: MGIDDMTRKAQQFLGDEKVQNALKSEKAEDVSDRILDGVAGAVNRVTGEKHTDKVEKARAEADKRVGNE
- a CDS encoding DNA topoisomerase IB translates to MTRLRRSKTGSKGYRRVRAGKGFTYRDESGRTITDKELRHSIETLAIPPAWEDVWISPYPNGHILATGIDGAGRRQYLYHPQWREQKDRIKYDRAMSLAESLPAARRQVTIDLRRDGYPRERVLAAGFRMLDTGSLRVGSERYAQQHGSHGLTTLLCAHATTSGDTVHLAFPGKSGQDWDSEIVDGDLAALIRVLKRRGPNARLLAWKDTAGEWHPVSAEEINDYVRERTGGEFTAKDFRTLHGTAAAAVSLARSGPQPKVGARKHALAEAMRDASVVLGNTPSIAKKSYVDPRLIDRYEAGETIDPARLGSVESELRALLYE
- a CDS encoding fructosamine kinase family protein; its protein translation is MFIKSDPAGPGAYPAEAAGLAWLAEARGASCVTVHEVDDRHIALAELKESRPTREAAHRFGAALAITHRAGAPAFGCPPEGWSGPCFIGRQPMPVGDWRGWGEFYADARVLPYAERAVERGNLSKAELDRVRRTGDLIRSGIFDDDEPPARLHGDLWAGNVMWTATGAVLLDPAAHGGHRETDLAMLALFGAPFLAEVLAGYDDVSALREGWRERVPLHQLFPLAVHAVGHGRSYGVELLRACAAVDALAAGT